Below is a genomic region from Elusimicrobiota bacterium.
TGAATCTCTTTCAAGCGGATATACTTCGTTTTGATTTTTCTCGTCTTAATGGGAGTATTTCGGGACCATCGTCAACTCGGCAACCCATTGGCCGGGAGGACGGCACAAAAAAGCCATTTAAGGTGGTGGGAAACCTGCCTTACAATTTGACCTCTCCTATTCTTCGCCGTCTTTCGGATTGGAAGGGGTGGGAAACCGCCACGCTCATGGTTCAAAAAGAGGTGGCCGAACGGCTTTGCGCCGCTCCCGCCACGTCGGCCTATGGAGCCTTGACTGTGGGGATGGGTCTCACCTGCCAGATAGGATTTGTATTCGAATTGTCGGAAAAATCTTTCAGTCCGCCTCCCAAGGTTAAGTCGGCTGTCGTCAAATTGATTCGTCGGGCCTCGCCATTGACGTCCGATATTGAAGGAACCCAACGCGTGATTCAGGCGGCTTTCCAGCAACGCCGAAAAACAATTCTGAATTCGCTTTCACATGGATTGGGGCTTGAAAAAGGCCAAGTTGAAATATTCTTGAAAGGGTTGGGTATTGACCCGCTCATTCGGCCGGAACGTCTACCGATTCAAGCTTTTGTTCAGCTCAACGAGGTTTTGTCGAAAAATGGGATTCCGTAGAAATAGCGTTGGTTTGAATGTTTCTCCCCATCAGGGGCTGGAGCCCCACCACGCTAAAAAATAAGTTGAGACTGGAAATGTGTTGAACCCCAGCTCGCACTTCTTGGAATTTTCCGGACAGAAAAAAGTGCACAAGGAACCGTCCCACCGAAGAAACCAGAAATAAACTGAGAAGTGGAAATCCAAAGAGCGCGGGAAGATGATCGCTTAGCCAGCCTCCAAGTCCGGCCCCAGCGAAAATGGCGATGCCATTGATCAAATTAAAGTAACCCAGACACCGCATCCTTTTGGAGGGTGTGACGGCATCGTAAATGTAATTGACGGCGCACAGGTTGAACCCCCCCCAAAGAATACCGGCCAAGGCCTCGACAAACATCAGCGGAACCAAATGATGAAAGACCAGCCAGAAGAGTGGAATGGTGGGAATAAGGAGGCTGGTGGTTTTCAGAATTCGTGCATTCCCGACTTGATCAGCATGCCGCCCCCAAATGGGGAATGCGATTAAACTGGACAAGGTGGACATGAGTGTAATGGCCATAAACCCCAAATAGTCAAAATGCAGATCGCGCAACATGTGAACGCTGAAGTAGGGTGCCGCCAAATGGGTGGTGAAAGTAAGGCCGGACACATAAAAAACAAACTTCACGAAATTGCTCTCACGCGTTCGCCTGAGAAACATCCACAACGTGAATTCGCTTTCTTTGGTTTTTGTGTAGGGAAGGTCGGTCATTTGGCGAATGAAATGATGAGAAGCGAATCGGGCCGCGGCGCTGGAAAGGAACATAAACATAAACCCCGCTTCAGGAGAGATCCATTTTTTCCAAAGGTACAGAAACCCGCCCCAAAAGAGGAGTGTCCCCAGACTTGTCAGGCCCATAAGACGTGATCGCCATCCAAAATAATCACCTCGGCGATGGGCGGGCAAATATTCGCTGACCAGACTTCCCCAGGGTGGCCCCAGTAGACCTCCAATGACTTTGTAGACAGAAAACAGAAACGTCAAAACAACGAGTTTATGAGGGATTGGCAAAAAGGGAAGCAGTCCAATGGGCAATAAAAAGAACGCTTGGACCAAAACACCTTGGGTAAGTACCCGCAAACGACTCCCCGTGATATGAACCGCGGATACGGCCCAGGCTTGAGCCAAAGCGGAAAGCAAATTGGGGATGGCCACCAACCATCCCACCTGTTGATTGGTCGCTCCCAGCAGGAGCGCAAACGGCACCATATACGTATCGACAATGCTGATCATGATTTGGGCGGCCACCCCATCTTTTGAGCAGGCTTTGAGGCTTCGTTGGATATGTTGGTTTTCAGGGGCTTGTGACCGGAGTTCAGTGGAGGGAAGCATGGTTGGCTCTTATCAAAAAGTGCTTTCTTTAGGCAAAACCGGTTTTTTTGTCAAGGGCAGCCCTTCGGGCTGCCACTTTTCCGGGGCTTGTATCCCCGGAAAAGTACCGCGGTAAGGTAACCCCGGACTTACATCCGGGGCTTCGGCCGCAGTGATTTGGTAAGGAGCGCTTGGTTCATTTCTTATAATGCGCCTCATGCAAAATGTTGACGAATCAGTTTCTAGAATTCTTCGCGGAACAACCCATGTGGTGTCTGAAGGAGAACTTCGTGAAAAATTAAAAAAAGGTCGCCCGTTGCGAGTCAAATTGGGCGTGGATCCCACAGCTCCCGATATTCATTTGGGCCACACCGTGGTTCTCTCCAAGTTAAAGACCTTTCAAGATTTGGGCCACACCGTCGTCTTTATCATTGGTGATTTCACGGCCGCCATTGGCGACCCTTCTGGCCGCGACACCACGCGCCCCCCTCTCTCCGAGCAAATGATCAATGACAATATTCAGACCTACACCGATCAAGTCTTTAAAGTCCTCAACAAAGACAAAACCGAGGTTCGCTACAACGGCGAATGGCTCTATGACTTATTTGATCGTTCCAATCCCGCCTTTATGCCGAAAACCATTTTGAGAAACCACACTGTTCAGCAGCTCATGGAGCGAGACGATTTTGCTCAACGTCGAAAAGCCGGGCAACCCATTTCGCTTTTGGAGCTCATGTATCCCCTTTTCCAGGGGTATGATTCGGTGGCGGTCAAAGCCGATGTGGAACTGGGGGGGCATGATCAATTGTTCAACCTTTTGATGGGGCGGCAAATGCAAAAGGATGCCCAGCAGGAACCCCAAGTGGTCTTAACACTGCCTCTTCTTGAAGGCTTGGATGGAGTTCGAAAAATGTCCAAATCCTACGGCAATCATGTGGGCGTGAAAGACCCTCAGGATCAAATGTTTGGAAAACTTATGTCTATATCAGACCAGCTCATGTGGAAATATTTTGAGCTTTTAACCGAAGAAAATTTGGATGAAGTCAAAAAATTACATCCCATGGAAGCCAAAAAACATTTGGCGGGGCTCGTGGTGACACGATTTCATGGAGAAGGGGCGGGAAAAAGCGCCAGGGAAAATTTTGAACAGATCTTTTCTAAAAAAGAAAATCCCGATGAAATGGAAGAGTTTCGGTTCACTTCCAAAGAAATGGACGCCGTTGAGTTGATTGTGGCGGCGAAGTTGGCTTCTTCAAAAAATGAAGCCAGACGCCTCGTGGAACAGGGCGGGGTGCAATTGGATGGTCAACGCGTCAACTTGGGAGAAAAAATTACCGTTTCGGTCCCAGGCGTGCTAAAAGTGGGAAAAAGAAAATTTAAGAAGTTGATACCTTTATAGGAGTAGATTATGAAATGGAATCGTGGGATCTTGTTTGTATGCGAAGAAATGTTTGAGGGTCGCCGTCGCCCCGGCCTAGCTTTTAAGTGGAATGATGGTTGGCAAGTGTATAAGCCGGGGCCCAGTCGTTCCGGCAGAAGGTGTGATGGGATCACCTCCCTCTTGGGAGAGACTGGGTCCCGGCTTATACTCTTCTCAGCGCACACATCCTTTAAAAAATGGGCCGGGACGACGGCCATGCTTGATCCCTTGTTGGGTTGCAGCGGAGTTGTGCTATGAATCCGTTGGTTGAATTGGGGTCACAAAAACAAAGTTTCTGGTTGGATTTTATACGGCGTAGTTTGCTCACCAGTGGCGCCTTAAAGAAAATGGTGGTCGAAGATGGCTTGCGGGGCATGACCTCCAATCCCACTATTTTTGAAAAGGCCATCTCCTCAGGCAGCGAATATGACGCTGATTTGAAGAAGCTGGCTCTGAAGGGATTATCGACTGAAGAAATTTTTGAAAACATCGCCGTGAAAGATATCCAGATGGCCGCGGACATATTAAAAACGGTTTATAAATCAAGTGGGGGGACCGATGGTTTTGTCAGTTTGGAAGTCAACCCCGACTTGGCGTACAACACCCAGGCCACCGTGGCCCAAGCGAAACATCTATTTAAAAAAGTGGGCCGTCCCAACCTGATGATCAAAGTGCCCGGCACGCCCGCCGGTCTTCCCGCCATTGAAGAGTTGATTGCAGCTGGGATCAACATTAATGTCACTCTTTTGTTTTCAGTGGAAAACTATAAACAAGTGTTGGAGGCCTATCTCAAGGGTCTTGAGAAGCGTCAACGAAAAGGACTTTCCGTTAAAGGGATCGCTTCTGTCGCGAGCTTTTTTGTGAGCCGCGTGGATACCCTCGTTGATAAATATTTGGATCAGATGATCAGCCTCAACAGCTCCCATGCGCCTCAGGCCAAAAACCTGCTCCACAAAATCGCGGTCGCCAATGCCAAGTTGGCCTACGCCCATTACGAACAGGTCATACAATCCGACCGGTTTCGAAAACTCGAACAAAAAGGCGCTCAACGACAGCGGTTGTTGTGGGCATCCACCGGGACCAAAGACAAGCGTTTGTCTGATGTGATTTATGTGGATGAACTCATTGGGCCGGACACCGTTAACACCATGCCTCCCCAAACTGTAGATGCGTTCCGAGACCATGGACGCGTTTCCTTGACCCTTCGCTCAAATGTCGATCAAGCGAAGGCCCATGTTGAACAACTCTCAGGAGTGGGAATTGATTTGGAAAAATTGCTCACTCAACTGCAGGAGGAAGGGGTCCGTTCCTTTATTGGATCGTTTGAAACCTTGTTGCAAGTGGTGGCCGCCAAAAAAGAAATTCTCACCGGACAAATATCCAAACAGAGCCGTTTTGATTTGGGGAAGTATCAGACAGATTTTCAGAACACACTTCAAATCATGGAACAAAATCAATGGATTAAGCGGGTGTGGGAAAAAGACGCCTCGCTTTGGAAATCAGAAGAGGCTCATCAAAAGATCATTAAAAATTCGTTGGGTTGGTTGACGGTACCCTTTGAAGTGAAAAGAAAACTGGCGTTGTTGGATTTCATTGCCACGGATATCAAGAAGGCCAAGTTCACGCATGCTTTGTTGCTGGGGATGGGAGGGTCGAGTTTGTGTCCCGAGGTGCTCCGTTTGACGTTTGGAAAGAAAACGGGCTTCCCCGATTTGGCCATTTTGGACAGCACCGAACCCGCTTCAGTTCTTGGAAGAGCGTCTCGGTCCAAACCTGAAAAAACACTTTATATTGTGGCGAGCAAATCCGGGTCCACCACAGAGCCCAACGCCTTTTTGGCTTACTTTTATGATCAGGTCAAAAAGAAAAAGGGGGAGAGGGCCGGAGAAAATTTTATCGCCATCACGGATCCCGGCACGCAAATGGAACGGATTGCTCGGGAAAAGAAATTCCGCCATATCGTTTTAAACCCCGCTGATATTGGCGGACGGTATTCCGCTCTGTCCTTCTTTGGGATGCTGCCGGCCGCTTTGATGGGGTTGGATGTGCCGGCTTTGTTGTCCAGCGCGCTTGATATGTCTGCGGCCTGCTCGCCTTTGCTCACTCCTTCTCAAAATCCGGGAGCTCTTTTGGGGGCTGCGCTCGGAAGCTTGGCCAAGGCCGGGCGGAACAAGGTGACTTTTTTCTTATCCAAAGATATCGCCTCTTTATCGGCGTGGATTGAACAACTGATTGCCGAAAGCACCGGGAAAGAAGGGAAAGGGATTTTGCCGGTTGAGTCCGAACCCTTTATTTCAGTGGACGCTTACGGGTCCGACCGCGTTTTTGTGGCCCTTCAAACCAAAGTGGAAGCCACAACAGCCAAGCGGTTGGCGGCTCTAAAAAAAGCCGGTCACCCGGTGATCCAAATCAACATGGAGAGCAAACAACACATTGCGGCCGAATTTTTCAGATGGGAATTCGCCACTGCGATGGCTGGGGCCGCGCTCGGCATTGACGCCTTTGACCAGCCGAATGTTCAAGAATCCAAAGATTTGACCCGAGAGTATTTGGAATCTTTTAAATCACAGGGGGCTCTTACGAGCGATGAGCCCACGCTGACTGAAGATGGTTTGTCGGTTTATTCGATGAATGGACTCAGTCAAATCACCAATGTCGAAGAATTGCTGCGGTCCCTTTTTCGTCAAGTGAAAGCCGGCGATTATGTGGCCTTGTTGGCCTATGTGGAACGCAACGAAAAACATGAAAAAATATTGCAAAAAATTCGCGAGCGAATTTTGAGCGTGAAACATGTGGCCACGACAGTAGGATATGGCCCACGGTTCCTCCACTCCACAGGCCAGTTGCACAAGGGTGGCGACGACAGCGGGGTGTTCATCCAAATTACGGCGGAAGATAAAAAAGATGTCCCCATTCCCGGAGAACCTTTTGGATTTAGCACTCTTAAAGAAGCTCAAGCGCTGGGAGATTTAAGCGCTCTTGCCAACAAGCATCGCCGGGCGGTTCGCATTCATTTGGAAGATGCTGACGAAGGGTTGGACCGCTTGCAAGATTTAATCGAGAAGGTGATTGGCGCTTGATCTATATCGCACAAGACGAGGCGGCCTTCGTTAAAAAGGCCGCTCAGTTGGTTCTCGAAACCTTTTCGGGAGCGATTGAAGCGAGAAAGCGGGCGACGTGGGCCTTGTGTGGAGGGCGAACCCCACAATGGGTGTTTCCCAAAATCGCTGAAGCTTATTACCGGGAACGAATCGATTGGAAAAATGTGCTCATCTTTTGGGGCGATGAACGTTGCGTTCCGCCCGATCACAAGGACAGCAATTACAAATTGGCCAAAGATTTGATGCTCAGCAAAGTGCCGGTGCCCGCTGAAAATATTTATCGCATGGCAGGAGAAATGACTTCTCCGCATGAAGCAGCCCGAGCTTATGAGACCCAATTAAAAAATATTTTTAAATATGATCGACCCTTCCCGAAATTTGACTTGATATGGTTGGGCATGGGTGAAGACGGGCACACCGCGTCTTTGTTTCCCGGGACCAGCGCATTGGAAGAAACAGAAAAATGGGTGGTGGGACATCATGTTGAAAGATTATCATCGAACCGGTTGACGCTTACGATTCCGGTGATCAACAACGCGCGCCGTGTTGTTGTTCTGTGCCCTGGAGAAAGCAAAGCGCCGGTTCTCAGGGATTTGTTCCATCCGTTGGCATCGAAAAATCGTTATCCGATTCAGAGAGTTCACCCAACAGGGGGAGAATTGATTTGGTTGCTGGACAAGGCGGCCGCCACAAAATTGCCGCCCGATATACGTAACAAGGCGCAGAATATTTAGGAAAAATTTTGGGAGGAAAGAGGAAAAATGATCAAAAAATCCATGTACCTTTTTAGCGTTTCGAATTATAAGCAATGGACGTCGTCATCCCGGCCCTTTTTCAGAAATGACGCTATTCTTGACAAGAGGATAAGCCGGGATCCAGTCGTTCCCACGAAGGATGTGAAGACCCCCTCATTTTCCGGAAAAGATGGATCCCGGCTTATGCTCTCCTTATCATCCGCCTCTGCTAACAAAAGGGCCGGGATGACGAACCAGAAGGCCCTCAAGATCCTAAGGGGACACAAATTTATTTTTATATTTTTACTGGTAGGGGCTTGGGGGTTTGGGCCGCTTTTCGCCGCCTGTCCTCAACCCGCGCTTTTTGACGCAATTTTAAAAACCAATGTGGACAAAGACGGATATGTGGATTACGACGCCATCCGAATCAACAAAGGCGGGGACCTCTACCAATTTATTACCTTCCTTGAGACCACCGACCTCTCGAAATGCACTGAAACTGAGCGAGCCGCCTTTTGGATCAACGCGTACAATGCGCACATGATTCGGCTGGTATTGGCGCGGCCGATGATGAAATCGGTGAGCGAAGATTTCAAACTGTTCGGTGAAAAATTCAAAGTCGCCAATCACAAATTATCCTTGAACGATATTGAGCATCGTGTTCTTCGTTCCAGCACAAAAAAGGGGGGGCCCATTGAGGGCGTGTCGCTTAAAGAATTCGATCCGCGGCTCCACTTCGCGTTGGTGTGCGGAGCCATTGATTGCCCGAAACTGTCCAACCGGGCCTATATGCCTCAGACGCTTGAAGACGCATTGCAAGCGGCGGCCGTTAACTTCGTCTCTCGGCCCAAACACATTCGTATCGAGGGAGACACCTTATTCGTTTCATCACTCATGCGTTGGTATGCTGAAGATTTTTCGAATGTGGGTGGGGTGGCGCAATATTTGTCATCACTGTTGAGCCCCACGCTTCGACCGGACGCCCAAGCCCTTCTTGATAAGTTAAAAACAGATTTTCCAGATAACACACAATTTCGCTATAACTGGACGCTCAACAGCATCAAAAATAAACCGGCGAATTAACAGGAGAGTTTATGCTGACGTTGGGAGACAAGGCCCCAGATTTTAAATTGAAAAACGACGCGGGTGAGGAAATTTCCCTAAAAGATTTTAAAGGGAAAGAAGTGGTTCTCTATTTCTACCCAAAAGATGACACCCCCGGCTGCACGAAGGAAGCCTGCGAATTTAAAGAGCAACAGAAGAAATTCGAAAAAAAGAACGCGGTGATCGTGGGGGTCAGCGGTGACAGCGCGGAATCACATAAAAAGTTCAAAAAGAAATACGGGCTTCCTTTTCATTTGCTCAGCGACCCCGACAAAAAGATGTTGGAGGCCTATGGCGTGTGGAAAGAAAAGAGTATGTATGGAAGAAAATATATGGGCATCGAACGGACCACCTTTGTGATTGGGCAAGATCAAAAGATCAGAAAAATTTTTCCCAAGGTGAGCGTCACCGGGCATGTGGACGAGGTTTTATCCTCCCTTGAATAATGATTAATTTCTTTCATTCAACCATTGGAAAAAAGAGCATTGTCGCCATTACTGGCCTTGTGATGTTTGGCTTTGTGATCGGTCATTTGTTGGGCAATTTACAGGTGTTTGTATCGGCCGATAAATTAAATGCCTATGCCGCTTTTCTCAAAGAAACCAAACCGCTTTTGTGGGGAACACGGTTGGGGCTGTTGCTTTCTGTGGCCCTTCACATAGTTTGTACGGTTCAACTGAATCGGCGCAACCGTTCGAGCCGGCCGGTGGCCTATCAGGAACACGACCTCATTCAAGCCACGCTTCCGTCCCGGTTCATGATTTGGAGTGGCGCCTTTTTGGGTTTTTACGTTGTTTATCATTTGCTCCATTTAACGGTGGGCCGCGTTCATCCCTCTTTCAGCCACACGGATGTCTATGGAAATTTGGTGAGCGCTTTTCAAAACCCCATGGTTTCAACGGTTTATATTTTGGCCATGGTTTCGCTGGGGTTCCATTTGAATCATGGAATTTTTAGCGTGTTCCAAACCTTGGGGCTCAACCATCCCAAATATAATTTATTGCGAAAAATATTTGCCGTGGGGGCTTCTGTTGTTATTGCGGTCGGATATATTTCGATTCCAGTCGCGGTGATGGCAGGGTGGGTGCGATGATGAAATTGGATGCCGGTGTCCCCTCAGGTCCTCTCGAAAAAAAATGGGACCAACATAAGAACGATCTAAAACTCGTCAATGCCGCCAACAAACGAAAATATACGGTGATCGTGGTGGGTTCTGGTTTGGCGGGTGCCGCTGCCGCGGCATCGATGGCTGAGTTGGGCTACCAAGTGAAATGTTTTTGTTATCAAGACAGTCCACGCCGCGCCCACTCGATTGCGGCGCAGGGCGGCATCAACGCCGCCAAAAATTATCCCAATGATGGCGACAGTGTCTATCGGCTTTTTTATGACACCATCAAGGGCGGAGACTTTAGGGCCAGAGAAGCGAATGTGTATCGGTTGGCCCAGTTGAGCGTGAATATTATCGATCAATGCGTGGCGCAAGGCGTTCCCTTCGCGAGAGAATACGCGGGATATTTGGATAACCGTTCTTTTGGAGGAGCGCAGGTATCGCGAACTTTTTACGCGCGGGGACAAACTGGCCAGCAGCTGCTCTTGGGGGCTTATTCGGCCTTGTCCCGGCAGATTGGTTTGGGCCAAGTGAAAATGTTTCCTCGAACGGAAATGTTGGACTTGGTTGTCATTGATGGAAAAGCCAAAGGTATTGTGGTGCGGGATATGGTGAGTGGAAAAATAGAATCACATGCGGCTGATGCTGTGGTGCTCGCCACGGGCGGATATGGCAATGTGTATTACCTTTCGACAAATGCCAAAGGATGCAATGCGACGGCGATTTGGCGAGCGCACAAGAAAGGGGCCGCTTTCGCGAACCCTTGTTTCACGCAAATCCATCCCACCTGCATCCCTGTCAGCGGGGATCATCAATCAAAATTGACGCTCATGAGCGAATCGTTGCGCAACGATGGCCGCATCTGGGTTCCCAAAAAGAAAGGCGATCATCGCTCTCCCGACCAAATTCCAGAGGAGGAGCGCGACTATTATTTGGAACGAAAATATCCCAGCTATGGAAATTTGGTGCCAAGAGATGTGGCGTCACGCAATGCGAAAGCGGTATGCGATGAAGGGCGTGGTGTGGGACCGGGAGGATTGGGGGTTTATCTGGATTTTGCTGATGCCATTAAACGGTTGGGCCTGCCCGTCATCAAAGAGCGTTATACCAATCTGTTTGACATGTACAACCGCATCACTGGTGAGGATCCCTACCATGTTCCGATGCGCATTTACCCCGCTATCCATTACACGATGGGCGGTTTGTGGGTCGATTATAATTTGATGAGCACCATTGACGGTTTATTTGTGATCGGCGAGGCCAATTTTTCAGATCATGGCGCCAACCGGTTGGGGGCCAGCGCGCTCATGCAAGGCCTGGCGGATGGCTATTTCATTTTGCCTGTGACGATCGGTCACTATCTGGCCGGTCAAAAAAGCGCCAAAGCCACGCCGGAGGCAGCGGAATTTAAACAGGTGGAAACGGCTGTGTCTGAACTGACCGCAAAGTTGTTGTCCATCAATGGGAAACGCTCGCCGGATTCGTTTCACAAAGAGTTGGGAAAAATCCTATGGGAATATTGCGGAATGTCTCGGTCCGAAGGGGGGCTTCAAATCGCCTTGAAAAAGATACCCGCGCTTCGCGATGAGTTTTGGAGAAATCTTCGTGTGGTGGGAACCGGAAACGAACTCAACCAAACTTTGGAAAAGGCGGGCCGCGTGGCGGACTTTTTTGAGCTGGCGGAACTGATGTGTTTAGACGCGCTGGAGCGAAAGGAAAGCTGCGGCGGCCATTTCCGGGAGGAAAGTCAAACATCCGAAGGCGAAGCGAAACGCATGGATGAAACCTATTCCTACGTTTCGGCCTGGGAATACAAAGGGCCCGGAGAAAAGCCCGAACTGACGAAAGAACCCTTAACTTTTGAGAACATTCATATCGCGCAGCGGAGTTATCAATAAATGAATCTGAAACTTAAAATTTGGCGGCAATCCAACCAACAAATGCCCGGCAAAATGGTCACCTATGATGTCAATGATATCAGCCCTGATATGTCGTTCCTCGAAATGTTGGATGTGCTCAACGAACGGCTTATTGCCAAAGGTGAAGACCCGGTAGCCTTTGACAGCGATTGCCGGGAAGGTATTTGTGGAACCTGTGGATGCGTGGTTAATGGGGTCGCGCATGGCCCACTGCCCGCCACAACGCTCTGTCAACTTCACATGCGCCATTTTAAGGAAGGAGACACCCTGACCATCGAGCCATTTCGAGCCAAACCTTTTCCAGTGCTGAAAGATTTGGTGGTGGACCGGGGTGCGTTTGACCGGATCATTCAATCGGGCGGATTCATTTCGGTCAAAACAGGCAGCGCGCCTGAAGCCAATTCGGTGTGTGTGCCAAAACCCCAAGCCGATTTGGCCATGGACGCGGCCGCCTGTATCGGATGCGGAGCTTGCGTGGCGGCCTGTCCGAACGCCTCAGCCATGCTTTTTGTGGCGGCCAAAGTTTCTCATTTGGGCCTTCTGCCTCAAGGACAACCGGAGCGCTCCCGCCGCGCGTTGGCTATGACGTCCCAAATGGACCGAGAAGGCTTTGGCGGCTGCACCAACATCGGAGAATGCACGGCGGCCTGCCCCAAAGAGATCAGTCAAAACTTTATAGCTCGCCTCAACCGCGACACCCTCAAAGCCAACCTGCTGGACTAAACTGGCTTTTTCAGCAGCGCCTCATTTTTACTTTCTCTTTAGGAGCCTGTCCGACATTGGTTTTCAGCCTCCGCCTCAGCCAAATTTTCTTCACAGGCTCCCAGACAGGACCGTGAAATCATATCCGGTCCAGTGGACTTTTGACCGAGATGCCGGGGCGGTTGAGGACGTGGGTATAGATCATCGTGGTCTGCACATGTTTGTGGCCCAGGAGCTCCTGAATGTTGCGAATGTCGGTGCCTGATTCCAGAAGGTGGGTGGCGAAAGAATGGCGGAGTGTGTGTGGCCCCACTGGTTTTAAAATTCCAGCCAGCCTGGCGGCTTCTCGCACGACGCGTTGAATCACGGATTCATGCAGGTGATGTCTTTTTATTGTTTGGGTGACCGGATCTTTTGATATCGACCAACTTGGAAATAAGTACTGCCACATCCACTCTTTTGCGGCCGAAGGGTATTTGCGAGCGAGAGCCGTTGGTAGAGAAACAGCGCCGTGTCCTTTGCTTATGTCGTTTTGATGAAGCATCTTAGAACGCACAAGTTGCATTCGCAGATCCTCCTTGAGTTTTTGAGGAAGCATGACCACCCGATCTTTATCACCCTTGCCGCCGCGAATGGTAATAATGTTCTTTTCGAAATCGATATCTTTCACGCGCAGACGCAAACCCTCCATCAATCTCATTCCCGTTCCATAAAGAAGGGCGATAAACAATCGATGCGGGGGGCGGGTGGCGTTGAGCAGGCGGTCAACTTCATGGATCGTTAAAACCACCGGTAAATATTTTTTCGTGGGCGCTCTGGGAATATTTTTAAGCTCGCCGAACGGCGTTCCCAATACTTTTACATACAGGAAAACCAAGGCGTTGAGCGCTTGGTTTTGAGTTTTGGGGCTTACTTTCAAGGCCAAAGCGAGGTGTCCCAAAAACTTTGCAACGTGTTGGGTCGACAGATCTGCCGGATGTTTCATTTGATGAAACCGGATGTACCGAACGATCCAATGGACGTATGTTTTCTCTGTTTTATACGAATAGTGATGAAACCGTAACACGGCGCGGACGCGGTCCAAAAAACGAGGCTTGGCGGGTTGCAGCGCAGGTGAGTTGACCGACTTTTGAAGCTCTTGCATGGAACACCTCTTTTATCGTCAAGAGGAGGGGTTCTTTGGAGGGATTTACAGAGCCCACATTACGAATGATTATTCCGCCCTGCAATTATTTTTTGAAATCGTTGTCGGATATCATTTAAAACAACATTCGGATATCACGCATTTCAACCGCATATCATTTCATTCCCTTATAAAAGCAGTGATTTTTCAATACATTTTTCAAATACCCATTGAATATCTGTCAAAATCATTTCATCCTACTCACATGCATAATTTGAGGTATAAGCAGTGTTATGCCGCTAGTGGGAGATCAAATGTATAGGGTATTGAGGTTTCAATTTCTTGGTTTTCTCCTTTTTGCCATCAGTGGGTCGGTTTCTGCCGGCGATATCACGAGTACCTACACAGAACTGTCGTCCAAAGAATGTATCGCTTTGCCTTCTCGGGAAGAGCCAATTGGTGAGGAAGGCGGACTCCGATGCAAAGGGCCCTCGGGGTATGAAGTGATGACATCGTACGGTGATGCCCGGGCGTCAGTATCAGTGATCACGCCGGACGGCAAACAACATCACCTGAACTACTGGGACGTCGTCACTCATTACTTTTC
It encodes:
- the frdB gene encoding Fumarate reductase iron-sulfur subunit — translated: MVTYDVNDISPDMSFLEMLDVLNERLIAKGEDPVAFDSDCREGICGTCGCVVNGVAHGPLPATTLCQLHMRHFKEGDTLTIEPFRAKPFPVLKDLVVDRGAFDRIIQSGGFISVKTGSAPEANSVCVPKPQADLAMDAAACIGCGACVAACPNASAMLFVAAKVSHLGLLPQGQPERSRRALAMTSQMDREGFGGCTNIGECTAACPKEISQNFIARLNRDTLKANLLD
- the frdA gene encoding Fumarate reductase flavoprotein subunit, which gives rise to MMKLDAGVPSGPLEKKWDQHKNDLKLVNAANKRKYTVIVVGSGLAGAAAAASMAELGYQVKCFCYQDSPRRAHSIAAQGGINAAKNYPNDGDSVYRLFYDTIKGGDFRAREANVYRLAQLSVNIIDQCVAQGVPFAREYAGYLDNRSFGGAQVSRTFYARGQTGQQLLLGAYSALSRQIGLGQVKMFPRTEMLDLVVIDGKAKGIVVRDMVSGKIESHAADAVVLATGGYGNVYYLSTNAKGCNATAIWRAHKKGAAFANPCFTQIHPTCIPVSGDHQSKLTLMSESLRNDGRIWVPKKKGDHRSPDQIPEEERDYYLERKYPSYGNLVPRDVASRNAKAVCDEGRGVGPGGLGVYLDFADAIKRLGLPVIKERYTNLFDMYNRITGEDPYHVPMRIYPAIHYTMGGLWVDYNLMSTIDGLFVIGEANFSDHGANRLGASALMQGLADGYFILPVTIGHYLAGQKSAKATPEAAEFKQVETAVSELTAKLLSINGKRSPDSFHKELGKILWEYCGMSRSEGGLQIALKKIPALRDEFWRNLRVVGTGNELNQTLEKAGRVADFFELAELMCLDALERKESCGGHFREESQTSEGEAKRMDETYSYVSAWEYKGPGEKPELTKEPLTFENIHIAQRSYQ
- the xerC_3 gene encoding Tyrosine recombinase XerC translates to MQELQKSVNSPALQPAKPRFLDRVRAVLRFHHYSYKTEKTYVHWIVRYIRFHQMKHPADLSTQHVAKFLGHLALALKVSPKTQNQALNALVFLYVKVLGTPFGELKNIPRAPTKKYLPVVLTIHEVDRLLNATRPPHRLFIALLYGTGMRLMEGLRLRVKDIDFEKNIITIRGGKGDKDRVVMLPQKLKEDLRMQLVRSKMLHQNDISKGHGAVSLPTALARKYPSAAKEWMWQYLFPSWSISKDPVTQTIKRHHLHESVIQRVVREAARLAGILKPVGPHTLRHSFATHLLESGTDIRNIQELLGHKHVQTTMIYTHVLNRPGISVKSPLDRI